Proteins from a genomic interval of Tolypothrix sp. NIES-4075:
- the psaK gene encoding photosystem I reaction center subunit PsaK has protein sequence MITSTLLAALPTTPLQWSPTVGIIMILCNVIAIAFGKSSIKYPQSEPALPSSKFFGGFGLPALLATTSFGHLLGVGVILGLHNLGQL, from the coding sequence TTGATTACATCCACCTTGCTTGCTGCTCTTCCCACAACCCCGTTGCAATGGAGTCCGACAGTAGGGATAATTATGATTCTCTGCAATGTGATTGCGATCGCCTTCGGTAAATCCAGTATCAAGTATCCCCAATCAGAACCAGCTTTGCCCTCATCCAAGTTTTTTGGTGGTTTTGGTTTACCTGCGCTATTAGCAACTACTTCCTTTGGTCATCTCTTAGGTGTAGGGGTAATTTTAGGGCTGCATAACCTCGGTCAACTCTAA
- a CDS encoding alpha/beta fold hydrolase: protein MSTDLLSPPVGIGGVVQEYLCLLENQQLRVVYETLGTGSPILLLPAFSTVSMRSEMGELAKLLSPHFQVVAVDWLGFGESSRASLDYRPELYHQFLQNFVKSIFNTPITVIGAGHAASYVLQLAVNQPDVVSRIVLLAPTWRGPLPTMGASQEIAGMVRGLVRSPILGQALYKLNTTPSFLSLMYRRHVYADPAILTPSFIQHKWRNTQKPGARFAPAAFVTGNLDAVRSQADFLALAKRLSVPLMVIIGESSPPKSRADMEALAKLPGVKSAIIPGSLGLHEEYPEVVLQEVLPFLKALS, encoded by the coding sequence ATGTCAACTGATTTATTATCTCCCCCTGTCGGCATTGGTGGTGTAGTTCAAGAATATCTCTGTCTCTTGGAAAACCAGCAATTGCGCGTTGTTTATGAAACTTTGGGTACAGGTTCGCCGATATTATTGCTTCCAGCTTTCAGTACTGTTTCCATGCGATCGGAAATGGGCGAACTTGCCAAGCTTTTATCTCCACATTTTCAAGTTGTGGCTGTAGATTGGCTTGGTTTTGGAGAATCGTCACGCGCCAGTTTAGATTACCGACCTGAATTATATCACCAATTTCTGCAAAATTTTGTTAAATCGATTTTTAATACGCCAATTACAGTAATTGGAGCTGGACATGCTGCCAGTTATGTGCTGCAATTAGCTGTTAATCAGCCAGATGTTGTTTCGCGAATTGTGTTGTTAGCCCCGACTTGGCGAGGTCCTTTGCCGACAATGGGCGCAAGTCAGGAGATTGCGGGTATGGTGAGAGGATTAGTGCGATCGCCTATTCTCGGTCAAGCTCTCTACAAGCTCAACACTACACCATCTTTCTTAAGTTTGATGTATCGTCGCCACGTTTACGCCGATCCTGCTATACTCACACCCAGCTTCATTCAACATAAGTGGCGCAATACTCAAAAGCCAGGAGCAAGATTTGCTCCCGCAGCTTTCGTCACCGGCAACCTCGACGCAGTACGCAGCCAAGCTGATTTTCTCGCACTTGCAAAGCGTTTGTCTGTACCGCTAATGGTGATAATTGGCGAATCTAGTCCCCCCAAATCACGGGCAGATATGGAAGCTTTAGCTAAATTACCAGGTGTGAAAAGCGCCATAATTCCCGGATCTCTAGGACTGCATGAAGAATACCCAGAAGTAGTTCTTCAAGAAGTCTTACCCTTCTTAAAGGCGCTATCATAG
- a CDS encoding SufE family protein, translating into MSSTIDSLPPALAKIVQRFQRASEPKRRYEQLIWYGQKLKEFPEADKIPENKVPGCVSQVYITANLDDDKVVFQGDSDSQLTKGLVGLLAEGLNGLTPTEIVQLTPDFIQETGLNVSLTPSRANGFYNIFKTMQKKALECKLDMSN; encoded by the coding sequence ATGTCCTCGACTATAGACTCCTTGCCACCAGCTCTTGCTAAAATAGTCCAACGCTTTCAACGCGCTTCTGAACCCAAGCGACGCTACGAACAGTTAATTTGGTACGGACAAAAGCTTAAAGAGTTTCCCGAAGCTGATAAAATACCAGAAAACAAAGTTCCTGGTTGCGTTTCTCAGGTTTATATCACAGCAAACCTGGATGATGATAAGGTGGTTTTTCAAGGCGATTCTGATTCTCAGTTAACCAAAGGATTAGTAGGACTTTTGGCTGAAGGGTTGAATGGACTAACACCTACAGAAATTGTCCAACTAACTCCAGATTTTATCCAAGAAACTGGTTTAAATGTTAGCCTGACACCTTCCCGCGCTAATGGGTTTTACAACATTTTCAAAACCATGCAAAAAAAAGCCCTGGAATGTAAGTTAGATATGTCTAACTAG